The Verrucomicrobiota bacterium region TGCACATTGTCGGCGGCCTCCATCCGAGCCTGCCTTTCAGCTATTACACGGACATGCTGAGGGCGCTGAAGAATCTGGATGCCCGGCTCCAGCTCAAGTGTTTCACTGCAATCGAGATTTTGCACCTGGCGTGGCTGGCCAAGAAGTCCGTGCAGGAAACGTTGCTCGAACTACGCGCGGCCGGGCTGAACTCCCTGACCGGCGGCGGCGCCGAAATCTTCCGGAAAGAAGTCCGCTCCGCCATCGCCAAAGGCAAGGAGTCCGCCGGAGAGTACCTGGACGTGCATCGAACCTGGCACCGCCTGGGCGAGCGAAGCACCTGCACGATGCTTTACGGCCACGTCGAATCCCTGGAGGATCGCGTCGATCACCTGCGCCGCCTGCGTGAGCTGCAGGATGAGACGCGGGGGTTTTCCGGGTTCGTGCCCTTGCCCTATCAGCCGGAAAACAACAAGATTCCCGTGAACACGGCGCCCACCGGTTTTGACGCGCTCCGCACGATTGCGGTCAGCCGGATCTACCTGGATAACTTCGATCACATCACCGCCTATTGGATTGGGATGGGATTGAAGCTTGCGCAAGTCGCATTGAGCTACGGCGCCGACGATTTGCACGGGACCATTTTCGAAGAAAAAATCTTTCACATGGCCGGGGCAAAATCTCCCGAACTGCAAACGGAGGCCGAAATGATCAAAGCCATCCGCGAGGCGGGTCGCGTGCCCGTGCAACGAAATACGTTCTACGAACCGATCAAGGTTTGGGAAACGCCGGGCGGTTCAGCCACAGCGTCAACCTCGAATCGTTCGCCGATGCTGGAAGCGAATCTGGCGACGGCATGAGCGGGAGTCCCCCCCCCATTGACACTCATGAACCTGAATGCGCCGCGCCTTCCGGGAATTGTCACACAAGCTCTGCTGGAATTAGTCTTTGTTTGTGCCACTGCTGCCACAAACAAACCAACATGTTGGTCGCAAGGAAGAGATGATTTTAACAGGAGGCAACAGAGGAAACGGAGGCTTGATTTGCTTGGTTCTCTTTTCTGTGAAGGCTGCGAAGCCACTTTCTCGCAGCCCCGCCTGCGAGAAAAACCTGCACTGCTATCCCATAAAGGCTTCCGCGGCTTGCGCAAAATTTTTCATTCAACCGATTTAACGATTTAACATTGTAACGACTTTGGTTGCGGCTTGCCGTGAACTCGGCCATTCCGGCAGCCGCTTTTGTTGCATGTCTTCTTCAGAACAACCGGCGAAACTTCGCCTGGCGCCCGCCGAGCCGGCGGATGACCTCGCCCAAATACACGAACGTGAAACGCGCGCCGCGCAGGTCCAGCGAGAAGAAAACCTCCACCACGCGCTTGCGCCATTCCGGGTCGGGTCTGTTCCTTACTTGAACGCGGTCCCGTTGACGCGCGGATTGGAGGAGGAAGTTCTGTTTATCCCACCTTCCGCGCTGGCCGAAAAGCTCCGCCGCGGCGAGTTGGACGCCGCGCTTGTCAGCGTGACGGAAGTTCTGCTCAACGATTGTTATAATGTGCTGGACGGAATCGCCGTCGCGTCGCTGGGCGAAGTCAAAAGCGTGTTTCTCGCGCACCGCCGGCCGCTTGAAGAAGCCAAAGAGATCTTCTGCGACACCGCGTCTCTGGCGAGCGTGAACTTGCTGCGCGTGCTGCTCGCAGAACGAGGGCTTTGGCCTGAGTTCAAACCACTCCCGAGTTACGACGCGAGCCGACTCCCGGACTTCGCCTTGTTGATTGGCGATCCCGCGCTCGATTTTCTGCTCGGCCCGCACGATCACGAGATCTGGGATCTGGGCGCGGCGTGGTTTGAATTGACCAGGCTTCCGTTTGTCTATGCGGTCTGGGCCTTAAGACGAGGCGTCGAGAACGAGAGACTGCGCCGCCTGCTCCGAGAAGCCAAAGACTTCGGGATGGATTCGCTGGACGCCATCATCGGCGGCCGCACCGAATACGATTACGCGTTCCGCAAAGACTACCTTGGCTGGCACATCCATTTTCATCTCGGCGCGGATGAAAGGCGCGGTCTGGCCCGATTCATCGAATTGCTTCGCAAACACGGCCTCGGCCCCGTGTACGAGCCAAAGTTCGTTTGGTGAGTTCGATGCGGTGGCGTAGGGCAGGCTTTCCAGCCTGCCGGTTGGGCGACTTTCCAGTCCCCCTCCGCGCGGCGCGATTCTGGCCGTCGGAAGTTCAAGCATCCGGTTGTGGGAGACGCTGAAACAGGATTTCTCCCCGCTTCCGGTCGTGCGGAGAGGCTTTGGCGGGGCGATGATGTCCGACGTTCTCGCCTACGCGGATCGGATCGTTCTCCCTTACGAGCCGCTCGTAGTGCTTCTGTATGCCGGAGAAAACGACCTCGCGGGCCGCCGCACGCCGCGTCAAGTTCTCGCGGACTTCCGGGAGTTGATCCAAACCATTCACGCTCGCTTGCCGGACGCGCGCATCGCGCTCATTTCGATCAAACCCAGCATCAGTCGCACACATCTCTTTGATCGAATCCGCCGCGCCAACGCGTTGCTCAAGGCCGAGGCAGCGCGGTATGAATTCGTGGATTTCATCGATGTCTTTACGCCGATGCTCGACGAACAACGGAATCTCAAGCGCGAGCTTTTCGCCAACGACGGGCTGCACTTGAACACGAACGGCTACCATCTTTGGGCCTCGGTGATCAAACCCCGTCTGGCGTGTCACGGGCAGGCCGATGCTGAGCGATCCCCGAATCTCACCCGCCGCCCTTTCCGACCTCCTCACGGGAAGCTGCCTTCGCCACTGCGCCATGCACATAGCCATTGAACCGAAAACTGTGCGGACCGCAGCCTTCAGGCTGTTTCCGCGCACTCTCCGGAGTCCAGCGTTGAAGCGGCCTAAAGGCCACGGTCCGAAGGAACGGTTCATAGGAAGCTGCCTTGGTTTCAGAACCATGCACTCGTCCCTTGAACCGGTCAGCGGTAGGGCGAGTCCGTCCCGGCGAGCCGATCCACGTGCGTGGAACACGTCTGACTCGGCTCGCTGAGGACAGGCTCGCCCTACCGGCTGCCTCATGGGAAGCTTTCTTGGCCTCAGAACCATGCATTCGGCCCTTGAACCGAAAACCGTGCGGACCGCAGCCTTCAGGCTGCTTCCGCGCACTCTCCGGAGTTGAGCGTTGAAGCGGC contains the following coding sequences:
- the mqnE gene encoding aminofutalosine synthase MqnE; the encoded protein is MNFFLQRSELRDLHEKIARGQRISECDALRLFQTKDINALGAIANLACQRKNQNRASYIINRYINYSNYCILSCQFCAFARKKRDADGFQHTVEEIAQKAREALSIGITELHIVGGLHPSLPFSYYTDMLRALKNLDARLQLKCFTAIEILHLAWLAKKSVQETLLELRAAGLNSLTGGGAEIFRKEVRSAIAKGKESAGEYLDVHRTWHRLGERSTCTMLYGHVESLEDRVDHLRRLRELQDETRGFSGFVPLPYQPENNKIPVNTAPTGFDALRTIAVSRIYLDNFDHITAYWIGMGLKLAQVALSYGADDLHGTIFEEKIFHMAGAKSPELQTEAEMIKAIREAGRVPVQRNTFYEPIKVWETPGGSATASTSNRSPMLEANLATA
- a CDS encoding menaquinone biosynthesis protein, which gives rise to MSSSEQPAKLRLAPAEPADDLAQIHERETRAAQVQREENLHHALAPFRVGSVPYLNAVPLTRGLEEEVLFIPPSALAEKLRRGELDAALVSVTEVLLNDCYNVLDGIAVASLGEVKSVFLAHRRPLEEAKEIFCDTASLASVNLLRVLLAERGLWPEFKPLPSYDASRLPDFALLIGDPALDFLLGPHDHEIWDLGAAWFELTRLPFVYAVWALRRGVENERLRRLLREAKDFGMDSLDAIIGGRTEYDYAFRKDYLGWHIHFHLGADERRGLARFIELLRKHGLGPVYEPKFVW